The following proteins are co-located in the Silene latifolia isolate original U9 population chromosome 1, ASM4854445v1, whole genome shotgun sequence genome:
- the LOC141611113 gene encoding ATP synthase subunit b', chloroplastic, producing MATMLMASPTKSVSMTTQTPKPRSSFIPKTLIPNFPKKNIITTLTTTLPISLTTILLNPNSALAAEIEKASLFDFNLTLPIIMAEFLVLMFALDKIYYTPLGDFMDSRDAEIKGKLADVKDTSSEVKQLEEQANAVMRAARAEISAALNKMKKETQLEVEAKLTEGRKKVEAELQEALSNLEKQKEDTIVALDSQIAALSDDIVKKVLPVS from the coding sequence ATGGCGACCATGCTAATGGCTTCCCCAACCAAATCCGTATCCATGACAACCCAAACCCCAAAACCCAGATCCTCATTCATCCCCAAAACCTTAATCCCTAACTTCCCTAAAAAAAACATAATCACTACCCTCACCACAACCCTACCCATCTCCCTCACCACCATCCTCCTAAACCCGAATTCCGCCTTGGCCGCTGAAATCGAAAAAGCCTCTTTATTCGACTTCAACCTCACCCTCCCAATCATCATGGCCGAATTTCTGGTGCTCATGTTCGCTCTTGACAAAATCTACTACACCCCTCTTGGCGATTTCATGGATTCCCGAGACGCGGAGATTAAAGGAAAGTTAGCGGATGTGAAGGATACATCTTCGGAGGTGAAGCAGCTGGAGGAACAGGCGAATGCTGTTATGCGTGCTGCTCGTGCTGAAATTTCGGCTGCGCTTAATAAAATGAAGAAGGAGACTCAGCTTGAAGTTGAAGCTAAATTGACTGAAGGTAGGAAGAAAGTTGAGGCTGAGCTTCAGGAAGCTCTTTCCAATTTGGAGAAGCAGAAGGAAGATACTATTGTTGCTCTTGATAGTCAGATTGCTGCTTTGAGTGATGATATTGTTAAGAAGGTCCTTCCTGTTTCCTAA